A part of Sebastes umbrosus isolate fSebUmb1 chromosome 21, fSebUmb1.pri, whole genome shotgun sequence genomic DNA contains:
- the pdss1 gene encoding decaprenyl-diphosphate synthase subunit 1: MMACPWLRQCSRRWSSANCSTSTSLLETVWHLNNRSLSTLSSSVGRRSWSSGPGNGGQPAALSTQLHPKTFNFTTSFPRHRSRLLNPTLQSCCCRKSVHSDVKLKDPFMLAQKDLTNLYDDIRKELFVSREELKSLCDYYFDGKGKAIRPLIVVLMARALNSHSNRTADLLPGQRTVAMITEMIHTASLVHDDVIDGSDKRRGKRTINEVWGEKKAILAGDLILSAASMAMARIGDNTVVKLMSQVIEDLVRGEFMQLGSKENENERFKHYLEKTFKKTASLIANSCQAVCVLVTSDPEVHEIAFMYGKNVGIAFQLVDDVLDFTSGASQLGKPSAADLKLGLATGPVLFACRQFPELHAMIMRRFSTKGDVDRAWQYVLQSDGVDQTKYLAQRYCQEAIRQISMLRPSEERDALIRLTEMVLTREK, from the exons ATGATGGCGTGCCCGTGGTTGAGGCAGTGCAGCAGGAGGTGGAGTAGTGCAAACTGTAGCACGAGTACGAGTTTATTAGAGACAGTGTGGCATTTAAACAACAGGTCCTTGTCCACGTTGTCCTCTTCTGTGGGGCGGAGATCCTGGAGCTCCGGGCCGGGGAACGGG GGGCAGCCAGCAGCCCTATCAACACAGCTACACCCAAAAACATTTAACTTTACCACATCTTTCCCCAG ACACAGGTCACGGTTGCTGAATCCCACACTACAGTCCTGCTGTTGCAGAAAGAGCGTACACAGCGATGTGAAGCTGAAGGACCCCTTCATGTTAGCCCAAAAAGATTTAACAAATTTATATGATGACATCAGAAAG GAGCTATTTGTATCCAGAGAAGAGCTGAAGTCTCTATGCGACTACTACTTCGATGGAAAGGGCAAGGCCATCCGACCGCTGATTGTCGTCCTGATGGCCCGGGCGCTGAACTCCCACAGCAACAGAACAgc AGATTTGCTCCCGGGGCAGAGGACGGTAGCGATGATCACAGAAATGATTCACACTGCGAGCCTTGTGCACGATGACGTCATAGACGGGTCAGATAAACGGAGGGGGAAGAGAACCATCAATGAAGTTTGGGGTGAAAAAAAG GCCATCTTAGCTGGAGATTTGATCCTTTCAGCCGCCTCCATGGCCATGGCTCGTATTGGTGACAACACGGTGGTAAAACTGATGTCCCAGGTGATTGAGGATCTGGTTCGAG GTGAATTCATGCAGCTGGGCTCCAAAGAGAACGAGAACGAGCGATTCAAACACTACCTCGAGAAAACCTTCAAGAAGACGGCAAGTCTTATCGCAAACAGTTGTCAAGCA GTTTGCGTTCTGGTAACTTCTGATCCTGAAGTTCATGAAATCGCCTTTATGTACGGGAAGAATGTCGGCATCGCATTTCAG CTGGTAGATGACGTCTTGGACTTCACATCGGGAGCCAGTCAACTGGGGAAGCCCTCGGCTGCAGATCTCAAACTGGGCTTGGCCACTGGGCCGGTCCTGTTTGCTTGTCGACAG TTTCCTGAGCTCCATGCAATGATCATGAGACGTTTCAGCACTAAAGGAGACGTAGATCGAGCCTGGCAGTACGTCCTTCAG AGCGACGGCGTGGATCAGACCAAATACCTGGCCCAGCGCTACTGTCAAGAAGCCATCCGGCAGATCAGCATGCTGAGGCCGTCGGAAGAGAGAGACGCCCTCATCAGGCTCACTGAGATGGTGCTCACCAGAGAGAAGTGA